A section of the Oryza sativa Japonica Group chromosome 1, ASM3414082v1 genome encodes:
- the LOC4325014 gene encoding protein NRT1/ PTR FAMILY 8.1 codes for MEGVESCNGRHADADDRRTSKKDRRTTWASAFILVNNFMQYTAYFGVSTNLVNYLKYRLHEGSKSAANDVTNWQGTGSITPLVAAYLADAFLGRYWTILLFMAISVLGYGVLAASAAAPALLHGGAAAFYAGLYLVALGSGLLVVMAPFGAGQFDEADEGERRRQSSFFNWFYLSLNFGSLVGGTVLVWVQTSVGWGIGYGVPAIFSALSVAVFLAGTAAYRRCQPPGGSPLTRIAQVVVAAARKHDVEVPADASLLHECCDAVDGMSAIQGSRRLVHTDQFRFLDKAAVETAGDKAEPSPWRLCTVTQVEELKCVLRLLPVWASGIIFAAAYTQMTTTFVLQGDTLDPRIGGFKVPAAVLSVFDTLSVMLWVPLYDRAIVPLARRVTGHDRGFTQLARMGVGLVILTVAMLVAGTLEVARRRVIARHGLYGDDGDGGYLPLSIFWQVPQYVVVGASEVFTFIGQMEFFYDQAPDAMRSLCSGLSSTSFALGNYASSAIVVVVARATARGGRLGWIPDNINRGHLDDFFWLLAVLCVANFAAYLLIARWYTYKKTVD; via the exons ATGGAAGGTGTAGAATCCTGCAATGGCCggcacgccgacgccgacgatcgCCGGACGTCCAAGAAGGATCGCCGGACCACGTGGGCCAGCGCTTTCATCCTCG TGAACAACTTCATGCAGTACACGGCCTACTTCGGGGTGTCGACGAACCTGGTGAACTACCTCAAGTACAGGCTGCACGAGGGCAGCAAGTCGGCGGCGAACGACGTCACCAACTGGCAGGGCACCGGCTCCATcacgccgctcgtcgccgcctaCCTCGCCGACGCGTTCCTCGGCAGGTACTGGACCATCCTGCTCTTCATGGCCATCTCCGTCCTGGGCTACGGCGTGCTCgcggcgagcgccgcggcgccggcgctgctgcacggcggcgcggcggcgttctACGCGGGGCTGTACCTGGTGGCGCTCGGCAGCGGGCTCCTGGTGGTCATGGCGCCGTTCGGCGCCGGCCAGTTCGACGAGGCCGACGAgggcgagcgccgccggcaGAGCTCCTTCTTCAACTGGTTCTACCTCTCGCTCAACTTCGGCTCGCTCGTCGGCGGCACCGTGCTGGTGTGGGTGCAGACCAGCGTCGGGTGGGGGATCGGGTACGGCGTCCCGGCGATCTTCAGTGCGCTGTCCGTCGCCGTGTTCCTCGCCGGCACCGCCGCGTACCGGCGTTGCCAGCCGCCGGGGGGCAGCCCGCTCACCAGGATCGCGCaggtggtggtcgccgccgccaggaagCACGACGTCGAGGTGCCGGCCGACGCGTCGTTGCTGCACGAGTGCTGCGACGCCGTCGATGGCATGTCCGCGATACAGGGGAGCCGCCGGCTCGTGCACACCGACCAGTTTAG GTTCTTGGACAAGGCGGCCGTGGAGACCGCCGGCGACAAGGCAGAGCCGAGCCCGTGGCGGCTGTGCACGGTGACGCAGGTGGAGGAGCTCAAGTGCGTGCTCCGGCTGCTGCCGGTGTGGGCGAGCGGCATCATCTTCGCGGCGGCGTACACGCAGATGACCACCACCTTCGTCCTCCAGGGCGACACGCTGGACCCGCGCATCGGCGGCTTCAAGGTCCCCGCCGCCGTGCTCTCCGTCTTCGACACCCTCAGCGTCATGCTCTGGGTGCCGCTCTACGACCGCGCCATCGTGCCCCTGGCGCGCCGCGTGACCGGCCACGATCGCGGGTTCACGCAGCTGGCGCGGATGGGCGTCGGCCTCGTCATCCTCACCGTCGCCATGCTCGTCGCCGGCACGCTggaggtggcgcggcggcgcgtgaTCGCGCGGCACGGCCtgtacggcgacgacggcgacggggggTACCTGCCGCTGTCGATATTCTGGCAGGTGCCGCAGTACGTGGTGGTGGGGGCGTCGGAGGTGTTCACGTTCATCGGGCAGATGGAGTTCTTCTACGACCAGGCGCCCGACGCCATGCGCAGCCTCTGCTCCGGCCTGTCCAGCACGTCGTTCGCGCTCGGCAACTACGCGAGCTCGgcgatcgtcgtcgtcgtggcgcgcgccacggcgcgcggcgggcggctcGGGTGGATCCCGGACAACATCAACCGCGGCCACCTGGATGACTTCTTCTGGCTGCTCGCCGTGCTCTGCGTCGCCAACTTCGCCGCCTACCTCCTCATCGCACGGTGGTACACGTACAAGAAGACCGTAGATTAg
- the LOC4325012 gene encoding probable thimet oligopeptidase, with translation MSLRRRERRVIAAAGAAALVAVGLNLAFSAVAAHRRRKRRELPGFTAQVNLSAADIKRLADRVVSKSKETYDAVAAVPLDKVSFSNVIAPLAELDAQQFPLVQACVLPRMVSPSDDVRRASAEAEKRLDSHFQQCRQREDVYRVIKAFTQKGERIGLEATRFVQCMVREFERNGAKLTQSKKTEMEKLKSHIDDLSLKYIQSLNDSTKFLLLNEEDLAGMPLEFLKELENTNGKWKVLLTSYHVTPILEHCKVGSTRKLIAVAYGQKGGKENIAILEKLVQLRHRLARLLGYPNYADYAIEPRMPRTSRKVLEFLEEMSEQLNGLANRELSVLKDLKMEEEGDAQFSVEDLLYYMKRAEELKVDLDIGEIKQFFPVDLVISGILKMFQDLFALRFEEMKDAETWHDTVRLFSVWDASSSDLLGYFFLDIFSREGKYAHTCVVALQNRCLCSNGTRKVPVAVLLSQCPKEFDGNSALLRFPEVVRIFHEFSHVVHHISNRATFSRFSGLQLEGDFAEIPSLLLENWCYENISLKMMSGFHQDITKSITSEACQSLKRRRDIFAGLKLKQEILLCLVDQIIHTGENVNIDDLIKDLHPKVMLGIPLLEGNSPASCFPRIAIGYDAVCYSYIWSEVFAADLFASKFKDDLLNQHAGLRFRNKVLAPGGSKNPLDIISDYLGREPSLQAFIQSRTRNSL, from the exons ATGTCTCTCCGGAGGCGGGAGCGCCGGGTCAtcgccgcggccggcgcggcggcgctcgtcgccgtcggcctcaacctcgccttctccgccgtcgccgcccaccgccgcagGAAGCGGCGAG AGCTCCCAGGGTTTACTGCGCAAGTCAACCTCTCAGCTGCTGACATCAAGAGATTAGCTGATCGCGTCGTTTCTAAGTCGAAGGAAACATACGACGCTGTGGCTGCGGTTCCCCTAGATAAA GTCAGCTTCTCTAATGTCATTGCACCTCTGGCGGAATTAGATGCTCAGCAGTTCCCACTGGTTCAAGCCTGTGTGCTTCCTAGAATGGTCTCACCGTCTGATGATGTACGAAGGGCCAGTGCAGAAGCAGAGAAACGATTGGATTCTCACTTCCAGCAGTGCAG GCAGCGTGAAGATGTGTATCGTGTCATAAAGGCATTCACACAGAAAGGTGAAAGAATAGGCCTTGAAGCAACAAGATTTGTCCAGTGCATG GTAAGAGAGTTTGAACGCAATGGTGCTAAACTAACTCAAAGCAAGAAAACGGAGATGGAGAAACTGAAATCTCACATTGATGACTTAAGTTTGAAGTATATTCAAAGCTTAAATGATTCCACAAAATTTCTTCTATTGAACGAGGAAGACCTGGCTGGGATGCCACTAGAGTTCTTAAAG GAACTGGAAAATACAAATGGGAAGTGGAAGGTTCTGCTGACCAGTTATCATGTTACTCCAATTCTTGAGCATTGCAAG GTTGGCTCTACCAGGAAACTGATTGCTGTTGCTTATGGCCAGAAAGGTGGAAAAGAGAATATAGCCATCCTGGAAAAATTG GTCCAGCTAAGACACCGGCTTGCTAGATTGCTGGGGTATCCCAATTATGCTGATTATGCTATTGAACCTAGAATGCCGAGGACGTCAAGGAAG GTCTTGGAGTTTTTGGAGGAGATGTCAGAACAATTAAATGGCCTAGCTAATAGGGAGCTCAGCGTACTCAAAGATCTGAAG atggaggaggagggtgatGCTCAATTTAGCGTGGAAGACCTGTTATACTACATGAAAAGAGCTGAGGAGCTCAAGGTTGATCTTGATATTGGTGAAATTAAACAATTTTTCCCTGTTGACCTGGTCATATCAGGAATATTGAAGATGTTTCAAGATCTGTTTG CACTGCGATTTGAGGAAATGAAGGATGCTGAGACTTGGCACGATACAGTTCGTCTCTTTTCTGTCTGGGATGCAAGTTCAAGTGATCTTTTGGGTTACTTTTTTCTGGATATCTTTTCCAG GGAAGGAAAATATGCACATACCTGCGTCGTGGCACTTCAGAATAGATGCCTGTGTTCTAATGGCACAAGAAAG GTTCCAGTTGCAGTTCTATTGTCTCAATGCCCGAAAGAGTTTGATGGGAATTCAGCACTGCTGAGGTTCCCAGAAGTTGTAAGGATATTCCATGAATTCAGTCATGTG GTCCATCATATCTCCAACAGAGCCACCTTTTCTAGATTTTCGGGTCTTCAACTGGAGGGGGATTTTGCTGAAATTCCAAGTCTGTTACTTGAGAATTG GTGCTATGAGAACATTTCTCTAAAAATGATGTCTGGCTTCCATCAG GACATTACGAAGTCTATCACTAGTGAGGCTTGCCAATCACTGAAAAGAAGGCGTGACATATTTGCTGGCCTGAAACTGAAACAAGAGATCCTTTTGT GCCTTGTTGATCAGATAATACATACAGGCGAAAATGTGAACATTGATGACTTAATCAAGGATCTTCATCCAAAG gtaaTGCTAGGTATACCTTTGTTGGAAGGGAATAGCCCAGCTTCATGTTTTCCACGTATTGCTATTGGCTATGATGCTGTGTGCTACAGTTACATATGGAGTGAG GTGTTTGCGGCTGATCTGTTTGCATCAAAATTTAAAGACGACTTGCTAAATCAGCATGCGGGGTTGCGGTTTAGAAATAAG GTATTGGCTCCAGGAGGCTCGAAAAATCCCCTTGATATCATATCTGACTACCTTGGACGAGAACCATCATTGCAAGCTTTCATTCAGAGCCGAACGAGGAACAGTCTGTGA
- the LOC4325013 gene encoding probable carboxylesterase 16, with the protein MPGVGVKIYSVFFKFLLRHKLQSLAAAAAAAAAGGEDDAAAFGVSCRADEATAPSNPAFSAADGVASKDLHIDPNSSLSVRIFLPTPPPRPHSRRASEPPPATANGGSAPYRGYLPHAVSSPRAAASARRRLPIVVQFHGGGFVSGSSSSAANDAFCRRVAKMCDAIVVAVGYRLAPESRYPAAFDDGVRVLRWIAKQANLAMMSKVGGGVDTFGASTVEPWIAAHGDPARCVLLGVSCGANIANFVTRKAVEDGKLFDPIKVVAQVLMYPFFIGSVPTHSEIRLANSYFYDKSTCILAWRLFLSEKEFSLDHPAANPLAPDRGGPPLKCMPPTLTVIAEHDWMRDRAIAYSEELRKVNVDAPVLDYKDTVHEFATLDVFLKTPQAQACAEDIAIWMKKYISLRGHEFSY; encoded by the exons ATGCCGGGCGTCGGCGTGAAGATCTACAGCGTCTTCTTCAAGTTCCTCCTCCGCCACAAGCTCCAgtcgctcgccgcggcggctgcggcggcggcggcgggaggggaagacgacgcggcggcgttcGGGGTCTCCTGCCGCGCGGACGAGGCCACGGCGCCGTCGAACCCGGCCTTCTCCGCGGCGGACGGCGTCGCCTCCAAGGACCTCCACATCGACCCCAACTCCTCCCTCTCCGTCCGCATCTTCCtccccaccccgccgccgcgcccgcacagccgccgcgccagcgagcccccgcccgccaccgccaacGGCGGGAGCGCGCCCTACAGGGGCTACCTCCCGCACGCcgtctcctccccgcgcgccgcggcgtccgCGCGGCGGAGGCTGCCCATCGTCGTCCAGTTCCACGGCGGCGGGTTCGTGTCCGGGAGCAGCAGCTCCGCCGCCAACGACGCCTTCTGCAGGAGGGTGGCCAAGATGTGcgacgccatcgtcgtcgccgtgggaTACAGGCTTGCGCCCGAGAGCCGCTATCCCGCCGCGTTCGATGACGGGGTCAGGGTGCTCAGGTGGATCGCCAAGCAAGCGAATCTCGCCATGATGAGCAAGGTCGGTGGCGGGGTGGACACGTTCGGTGCTTCTACCGTCGAGCCGTGGATTGCTGCCCATGGTGATCCGGCAAG ATGTGTACTACTTGGTGTAAGCTGTGGTGCCAATATTGCTAATTTTGTCACTCGGAAGGCAGTAGAAGATGGAAAGCTATTTGACCCTATCAAGGTTGTTGCACAGGTTCTGATGTACCCATTCTTCATAGGAAGCGTTCCAACACACTCGGAAATAAGGCTTGCGAACTCATACTTCTATGACAAGTCCACATGTATACTTGCTTGGAGATTATTTTTGTCAGAGAAGGAATTCAGCCTGGATCATCCTGCTGCGAATCCCCTGGCTCCTGATAGAGGAGGGCCACCACTGAAATGTATGCCTCCGACCTTGACAGTCATCGCGGAACATGACTGGATGAGGGATCGAGCAATTGCATACTCGGAGGAGCTCCGCAAGGTGAATGTCGATGCACCTGTTCTTGATTACAAGGATACAGTTCATGAGTTTGCAACCCTCGATGTTTTCCTCAAGACACCGCAGGCCCAGGCCTGTGCCGAGGACATCGCCATATGGATGAAGAAATACATATCCCTCCGAGGACACGAGTTCTCGTATTAG